tttttttaaaaatcttattaTAGCAAGTGCGCGATAGGCCAATAGCCATCCAAAAAAATTATAGTtagtaaaattttaattaaattattattaatgatatatttCAAAACTTTATAGATTTCAAggaaataataatttaataaaattttcattcGTAGTCGCTCGCCACGTCTCAGAAATTAGATATGTAGATAGATGTATTATTTTTCGTGGGTCCAATAAACAAATAGACCAATAAACAAATAATTCATTCTTTTATAACTTTCCACGTTTACACCTTTATAGGGATCCACGTTACAATCAAAACCTGCCTCGTTCTTAAAATAATCAAGTGAGATTGGAATGAATACAAAAACAACTTTGTCCGTTAATgctaattaaactttttttaagttcagaattgattaaattaaataagtaactccaaatgcttttttttttttaagttcagaattgattaaattaaacaagataTAGAAACCATATAATATGAATTCAGCTTTTAACCACATACAGGATCAAGAGATTGTCCTGTGAGAGTAACTAGGGCCAATGTGTGTTGGATGACTAGAAAAAAATGGCCCATACCCAAATGTAAAATGGGTTATCTGACTTGCCATTCAAAATcactctttttttatttatttatttttattttttcaacaaaACGGCccaattttgttattttctatTTATCAAACATTTAAGATTTATAAGACGTGAACGTATAACCATATTGTGTCGTCGCTCGTTCAGTTTCAGATTTAACGTCCAAACTTAAAGGGGGTCCCTGACAACTTTGACTCATCGCCACTTAATTAGTATAGTTTTGAATAGGTAAACGAGTCATTGTTTTTAGCATAAGTTATTTACTTTCAATCATgtaatggtttttggttttgctAGTTTTAGTAAGTTCCACATATATACGAGGGATATCATACATATGAATTGTGAAATTAGTATGGTATTCGGCCATATACTACTTATAAAAACTGTTTGatgttatataaaaaacaaatcgGGGTAtcactttaaaaagaaaagataaactGGTCGGGACATGAATACAAACATAAGAACTTAAATTCAAAAATCCTATAAAGAGTAGTCAAAGTTTCATATACATTGGGAAGTGATTGAAAATGGTCACGAAAGAACTACGTATATCTAATTTCAAAAAACTCGACTTCTCTTGGTGACCTAAACAAAAAAACTTCATCTATTTAAAGTTTCACTTATAAATAATGTTATCCTTTCCTTTACATTAATTTAAGATTGTAATCATAACAAACAAAAACTCGAACCTTTTAGTAGGTCATGATtcataataaacaataatatatcaATCCATTGTCAAATACTAATATTAAGTTCTACCAAGTTCCTATAGTAGGATTAGTATTCTAAATTCAGTAAATAATttcatatgtaattatgtattttaattccaattcgATTTTGTAGTTGTTGAACTACattttaataatgatatattgAAATTATTCGTCGATAGGATAGAACCTACAACCaatatatcaagtaaaaatgaagaaaccaactccacttaggtgggttggccagaggtatcttctaaatccactatgtgggtcTCGGATGTGAGTTTTTTCCTAAGGTCTCGGGTCGAgttttgggtttctcatctcaagtattttccatgaggagagGTTCGAGGTCCAGCAAATCGCTAGTTAAAATTACCTCTAGTACGTttaaatcgaaactaactttaaaaataaaataaaaataaaataaaaatgaagatATCAAGGGAAGCTTGAGTGCTTGACCTCTAccaatccaatccaatccaatccaacccaacccaacccaacccatccCAACCCAAGTCCATCTGGTTTCTAGCAATTTCAGccttaaaaagtcaaaaagatTTGTTAAAAAAGTGGGATTTGTACCTTAAACTTTGCTAAATGTCCATctggtttaaactttaaagaacATCCTTAAACTTTGCTAAATGTTATATGTACCTTAAACTTACTTAGTTACATGATTTGTAATTCTATATAGGGTAATTTGTTTAACACTTCTTGTATCCTCATCCTGAAAGAAAAACCCTAATATCAACATTCATTTATCCATCCATACTCCTCAAATCAAAATGTCAGAAAATATACCTATTGAAATTCATGCTGAAATCCTGAAAAGACTTCCTGTAAAGCCACTAATCTAATTCAGATCTGTTTCCAAATCATACAAAAGTTTGATCGACAGCCCCGATTTTATAATTTCTTACAATCCGATGATCGTTTCATCTTAAGGTACAAACTTTCTCAAGAGTTGagataataatgatgattatagttttgtccAACAAGAATTAATTCCCACCATTCCTGAccttattaagatttttttttatattgtgcCTTAAGGTTTATTATCGCAAAATCTCGTGTTTTGAATTCGGTTAGAAATTTAGAATAGACGCTTCTCTTTGGAATCCTTCAATAAGGAAATCCATTAATTTTAAAGTGCCATATATGTGTGATTTTCCAAACTATGGCGATGTCACggttgatgatgaagattttggTTTTGGGGTTTGTCCTGTTACTTTTGATCCAACTATTATCAGGATTGAATATCTTGTTCAGAAATTGAAAAGCGTCATGTTTGTACGTTGGGCATTGGGTGTTGGAGTGTTCTATCTACCAATTTGCCCCGCGAATCAATTAGACTTGAAGGGTATCACGTTTTTATCGATAGGTTTGGGTTGCTTTTGATGAATCTCAGTTACATTTTTTGATCATGTCGTTTGATTTGATTGCCAAGAATTTGAAGAGATAATCCTCCCAGATAGTTTAACTAACCAGTTTTGTATGTCTATATCTTAGCTACGGGAGTCTCTTGTTTTGCTTGCATACCATGGAAAGTTTGAGAAAGATGTATCAGGTTGTCGTTGTTGTCTTTGGATGATGAAGGAGAAGGTGTTAGTCGATCGTTTATAAAGCTATACGCCATTGACCTACCAGATGCCTCAATACTCCAAATACTAGGCTTTAGGATGACTGGTGAACTAATAATGGAAATGCAACAAAACTTGAATTGTAATGCTGAAGTGTCAATTTACAATCCCAACTCAGAAGCCATTGATAATCTTGGGATTGATGGAGCAGAATATGACTTCTTTTTGTGTTCATATTTGGAAACACTGCTTTTACTTGATCAGTAACTAGTCACAAAAAGATGTTCGCATTAAAAAGATTGGGTGGATTAACCAAGTGATGTACGACAACAGGGAGGGGCCGCTTGTCATTAGTTACGGTAGAATAAATTACTTTCGTCTTGTATCCGTAATGTCATTAGTTAAAGGTAGAATAAATTACTTTAATTAGTTAAGGTATTGTATGTAATAGTTGCCCCTGACATTTTGTCAGGTATTTGTGAATAAAaagttacctttaaaaaaaaaaccccctACAAAGTAGAAGACAAATTCTTGTTGATAAGTGATAACAGGTGATGCCCGTTTTGTGAATGCATTCACTTGGTACCAAAATGTtgctgaaaaaaaaaattgtgacaATTCCTTCACCTTCAACAAACCCCCGTAAGGGCGTAACTGATTTTTAGCAACTAAAGAGCAAAACAACATGATGAGCACAGCTTATTTGCTTGCACCTTACATAGTTGAAAAAGTTGCAGACTTTCAGTGCTGCATATATGAGAAGAAAGGGTGAAAGTGGAGTTGCTAACCTCATGGCCAAGTGCTTTCAAGACTAATTGTCAGAATAAACCATGATTGTTTTATAGAATTTATTATGTACAAACTGGTATGTAAgtaacctgttttgatttcatttCTTACTACTGATTAAAAGTTGTTATGCACCTCTTTATTCTTACTGTCGGGAATGCTACagatcaaaaagaaaatatcatCAACCTCAAAAGTACCTTGAAGCCTGCCTTGATAACTGATCGATTAACTTATTGATTTGATTACACGTCAGGTTCAAAGGTTCTTTGATTCTTTGTACTCCTTTTACATTCTCTACTATCTCTGCATTATATGAAATTCGGAATACTTATCTCAAACCAGATAGTGGTGAAGGGAATTGATATCGCTTATTTTTCTAAAGACTTTAAGCTATTACCCTATTTTGGTTTTTATTCCTAGTGACAAATTTGCTTATTTACCTAAAGACTTTGAGCAAATTTGCCTTTTCTTAAGTGATTACTTAAAGACTTAATGCAAGGGAAAAAAGACATAATTTTGTCACACAATTGTGAAGCAACATAACCAGAAGTGACAATCCCGATTATGCCCTTTCACTTATATTCGGAAAATGTCACTCCCAGATCCAGCTTATTAGTCGTTTCTGAGTGTTGAAAGATGTGTATATATTGGGACACGTGTTAAACCGAATTAAGACCTTGACCATACAACAGAGTCATAATTGCCACCTCAATGCTATATGTATCTTCTATACCATTGTGAATGTTTTGTCTGTGCCTATCTGCCCATATGCTAGTATGCAGATATTATATGCATTCAAGGCAGATTTAATGCATCTGATAGTTTAAGATTATGATAATGCATCTGTTAGGTGTCTACACTGCAGATAAAAGGGTAAAGTTACGAGAAACACAAAGCACCTTGTGATGAACCAGGGTCCAAAACCTTGTCAAAGTTGTATAGTTTTGTCTTGTTCTCTGTAAACTTGAGGAGTATACCATTTGCATCTACAGGAATAACGGGCTTTGTTGTCTTAAGTTCTCGCCATGTATGGTGGGTCTAATCCGACAGAATACACGAATTTTTCCGGAAATGTAAAAAAGGCAAAGCATCATATTTTGCAGACTGGTTGGGCATGTTGGATAATGGGTCAAATGCGTGTAATTTCTTTATTGGTTGAAACGGTTCCGCTTGGCATTTGATATATTGCTTACAGGATGATGTACTGTTTCAATATTAGTCtatccttttaataaaaaaatttaggagGTCTTTTAATCTAAAAACACACTTCCGGTGGTATTTGACCCGTTAACCTGAGTCGATCCTTTCGTATGTATATGGGTCGAAATGGCAACCTCTGGATCCGCTCGTAACCTTTTACCTTTAGAAATTCATTGAGAACTTGCTTTAAACCAGATACCACTATACTAGAATAAGTGATCGTCTAATGTGTGTTAACAGACTAGAAATAAACGGCCCATACCCAAACGTAAAATGGGTGGATAATTCTATGACTCATTGAAGACCAGTTTTCCACTTTCCCTATCCATAAAAAAAGGCCCATacccataatttttatttttatttattttatgctttttgTTTCACCTTGTGTTGCATATTATCCCTACCACGTCGTGTATCGATAATTATGCAATAGCCTTTTGATATAATTGTTAGcatgttgttttttattaattatcttAGGAATTTCCTTAACAATTATCTTCTGAAAGTTTGATATCGAGATGAAAGGTAAAGATGATAAGAAAGATTCAAGATAAAGACTAGAAAGATTCACAAACTCAACAGTTTTTTGGAGAAATTTTCGATAACCCACCTTTTGGAATCAATGCCTACAATGCCTAGACCCTACCATGTTATAAACTCTTATGTTTTTGGCCAACCTTTTTTGACGAATCATTTAAACTTGTCTAGGTTGTCATGATGGTCACGGTTTATAATGTAGTGTGGCCCAAACTTGACTCTGTTTTGGTAAGGTTTATGACTATTTCCCACTTGCCATTGAACAGAGATATGAGATATCCTCATCAACACGCTACCTTTCTTTTTCATTTGGCGACAGACATTTAGCAATGACAGGAACGTCaccaaagtaaaaaaaaaaaaacattgataTTTCTTAGTTTACAGTGCTTGATCATATTAATTTCAACTTGAGATGGTCGTAATCCATTTAGTAATTGCCATAACAATACTAGCTAGAATATACATGTTGCATACCAACTATGATATTTCTTTCGAAATATAATGCATGGAAGGCCTTAATTCAGGTTTCGAATTTACACATCTTATTGCTTGTATCAAAATGGATGTTAGAACTTTCTCGATCTCTGGGAGTGGAATTGGAAGACGATGATCCAGCAGATCGCTCAGCTTGATCTGCCCAGCAGAAGGAGATGTTAGAGAAGTAATGAAATCACCTGGATGTTCTCCTTTAATGACTTCCAACGCTAGAACCCCATAGCTATACACATCACACTTTTCTGTTACTTTCATTGTGTAGGCGAGTTctgcaaaaacaaaataaaatgttaataaCTATACACGAATTATTATAGTGTgtattgattttcatttttgtgtATTGTGTGATGAATTTTCAAATATCGCTTATTGTATGTATTCGACCAATCAAAAGTTGCAAACTAACAAGGTAACATTAGATGTGGCGGCTTATATAGTTGCCACACATATCATGATACATACAACAACCGGGATTTAAATGTTCATTACATAAAAATGCACAAAATTGAAGTTTGATACACACTATGACAAATCGTATAAAGTTCAAATCGTATAAAGTTGTTTATATTCAGAGTTACTAAGCACCATTTAACTTTGTGTGATAACTTAAAGACCATGATCAATAAATTACCTGGTGCAAGGTATCCATATGTTCCTGCAACGTTACTCCAATTTGATGAGTTTTGGTTCAAAATCTTTGCGGTACCAAAATCTGAAATATAAGCTTCATAATCTGAATCAAGCAAAATATTTTTGCTTGATATGTCTCGATGAACGATAGGGGGTGAACAATCATGGTGCATATACGATAAAGCGTAAGTAACACCTTTGATGATGTTCACCCTTTTGGTCCAATCTAGATTTTGAGCACTCCTACTGTCGCTCAATGCACTAGCTAGACTACCCCCTTCAAGATACTGGTAAACCAAAAATGAGTTTCTAACGTGCGAACAATAGCCATGTAGCTTAACAATGTTTCGGTGTCTTATTATTGTCAATGCTTTGATCTCATTTAGAAAATCAACACGATTGATTACCTCAGAGGACGAATGAAGTCTCTTTACCGCAACAACCTCACCTGATGCCAACTTTGCTTTGTACACACTTCCAAATCCTCCCTTTCCGAGGCAATATGCTTCGTTAAACTCTTCGGTTACCCTTAGGATTTCTTGGTAAGTCTCCTTTCCATCAAAATTCGAAATTGAAAAGAAATCTGCACCTTTTGTGTCTGCAGCATCCTCCTGTAGTGGTGTTGATGATCTCTTCTTAGATCTCCGGGtatagaaaattaaaatgacCCCGAGAACACCAAATAGAAGAGCAACAACAAGTGGAAGTGAAATCAGGAGTGTCAGTTTGCGGCTTCCCTTCTGAGAATGATTTTTTAAAGGACATGGCTTCATTCCTCTAACATTTCCACACAAACCTTTGTTCCCTTGCAATGTTTCTATGGAAAAACCTTTGCTTTCGGGAACAGGACCTTCAAGCTGATTATACGATAGGTCAATGCTCAACAAAGCATTCATTGATTCCATGATCTTTGGTATAGAACCCGAGAGTTTATTATGAGAAAGATTGAGCTTCTCCAAACTGCTTAGACCCGATATAGTAGATGGTATCCTTCCTATTAGCAAATTGTGACTCAAATCAAGAAATGATAGTTGAACAAATCTACCTATTTGAATTGGGATTTCATTTATAAATCCGTTGCTGTTCAAGTATAAATAGATGAGCTTTGAGCATTCCCCAAGGGAAGAAGGAATGGACCCGTTTAACTTATTCATGGACAGATCAAGGGACGTTAATTCAGTTAGCGATCCTAGTTCTTGTGGTATGCGACTAGAAAGATGGTTATTGCTTAGATTAAGTTTCAGCAAACGAGTCATTCTTCCAAACTCCTTCGGTATCTCACCAACCAAGTCATTGGATGATAGGTTGAGCTCTTTTAATTGAAAAGAGTTTCCAAGCGACGAAGGTATGCTACCGTTGATTAGATTTCCTCCCATTTGTATAGTTGATAAATTCTCGCACTTACTCCAACTGTCTGAGATCTCCCCATGAAGCTTGTTGTCGTTGAGATTAATGTAATTGAGATGCGGATACACACCAAAATTTTTGGAAATATCTCCGGTTAGATTGTTCCCATCAAACCTTACTCGGAGCAAACTTGAGCAGTTGTACACACTCTTTGGAATACGACCCGTTAGATTATTATTAACAAGGATCAGGACTTCAAGTCTTCCTCCGTTACAGATTTCATCCGGCAAACTGCCAGAAAATTCATTGTTGCTCATATCTATTTGAACCAACTTCAGTTTTCCTAGTTCTTGTGGAATAGGACCCGAAAACTGATTGTCATACAGAAACAGTTTTTCTAAGTTTGTCAACTTACCCAATGAACTTGGAATGGACCCATTGAGTTGATTATTACTTATTTGCAAACTGAAAAGTGATACTAAGTTTCCCAACTCTTGTGGAAGAGGACCAGAAAGTTTGTTTGAAGATAGACGAAGAAAACGAAGGGATTTGAGTTCACCTATAGACAAAGGAATCGGACCACTAAGTTCGTTAGTGCTTAACACGAGCCATTCGAGTGAAGTCAAGTTGCCTATTTCTTTCGGGATAGATCCATTCAGCTTATTCTCGGAAAGATTCAAGAAtgacaagtttttcaaattggcaaaagtttttggaataGAACCAGTTAGAGAGTTATTATTCATAACAAGTTCGCTAACCTTATAAAGATTTCCCAGTTCATTAGGAATCGGACCAGAAATGTTGTTAGAATCCAAATAAACACGGCTCAAATTCGTTAACTGCCCAAAACACGTAGGAATAGAACCATAAAGATTGTTAGTAAATAACACAAGCTCAGAAAGAGACCTCAATTCACAAAAACCATTTGGAATTGAACCATTCAACTTATTGTCATacaattcaagtatttcaagaTTTCTCAATTCACCAATTTCAGGAGGGATTGTTCCGACAAATCGATTTCCACCAAGATAAAGATAAAGGAGTTTTGACAAGTGACGGATTTCTGATGGGATGATCCCCGAAAAGTTATTGAAAgttagttcaatacatataatATTCGGAAACGAAGAGAATGAGAAGTGTTCAAGTGTACCGCTTAAAAAAGACGAAGAAAGGTTCAGACGATATACGTTGCCATTATCATCACACATGATTCCTTTCCAGTTACATGGAGAGTTTGACTTTTGTGAAGAGAGATTGAGATTGACATTATCATTTGTCCATGAAGGTAGTACAAGATTGTTGGTTTTTTGGCTTTTGAGAGTTACTTTCCATTTTAAGAGTGCATCAACTTCttcatttgatgatgatgagtctGAATTAGCAACATTTAAAATGGTGAAAACTGTACATGTAATTACAAGTAAGAAGATGGTTGAAGAAGACAAGACCATgcttaatttgttttatgtaagagtttgttttgtgttttcttttgaagttcttgttttttttttttttttttttttttttactttttgatatatatatatatagaggttaaggtttatgtggctgttagacactTAAGTTCGGGTGTAGAACCtctcacatcttgtttttttaatccataaaaagcatgagggccaaacatttataaatatattaaaaaaaaattaatatgtgaggtgTTTTATACCCAAGCTTGGGTGTCTAACAGACACATACtccattttctcatatatatatatatatacaggttagggtttatgtggctgttagaAACCCAAGCTTGAgtatagaacccctcacatcttgtttttttaatccataaaaagcatgacggccaaacatttatagatatattaaaaaattagtatgtaaggGTTTTACACCAAACTCGAGTGTTTAACAACCACATACCTCATTTTCtcataaatatataagttaCATACATATTGCTTTCTCGCAATGTTGGTTGATTATTTAGCATCACAGGTTTTTCTTTGTCTATGTCTATGTTGtttcttgacttttttttttttttttttacttttcatttattAGTTTCTTCTTGGTTATAGTTACTAGACTTATGCCCGCACAATACAGCGGTGGTGGGATAGTGATGGCGGAagcggtggtggtgacggtggctGGGGCGGCGGCGGGGACGGTGATGAGGCATCGAcagtggtgaatgtaaaagtaattgatgttaaagattgtattgtaattattttaagtgttgcgggatctatactgtaaattatttcattaagggtattataggtatattagattgagatgtttaaattagtggataaaagataaagatatttttagtttttcaaagacagaaaattaacaaaaaagatgatttgttttattagatagtacaGATAAGTAGAATGACACCTTTTGTTTCGTTGTCTTATTTTTCCCtgttagattttattttcttatttatttaaccAAATTTTTTCCTTCTAATTTCTTTAAGTTTGTAAACAGAGGGAACTGATCAACTAAACCGACGATTAATTAAACCATTAAACAATTACTATTTCCCATTAAACATTTTAGCTCGCATGCAAAAATAAGTTGCTCGAATTACAAATAAACAACGAACACCAATAAAAACATCATTTCTAactatctttttctttcaaaataaaataatataaaccaTAAATCTCATTTAAGTTATCATCCtataaaacttaaatttaaGGAGGTTCCTTTATAAATTCTAAGGAGGTTCTTAAACAAAATTGTAAAAGCTCTTtaacatttaataaattataagtaGGGTCAATGGAACCCCCTTGCAATATAGTGGAACCGCCACTGACAAAAATAGTCAATGGTGATATTCGACTTTTAAACAAATACATACttttcataaattaattttGTGTGCGACCATCTTAATAGAACAGTGAAAAAATTCTAAGACTAggattatttataaaaatatggctAAAACTACGATAAGTTACTTTTTGTATTCTAAAAATAGAATTTTGGATTATTTAATTCCCATTCCACCCACccttttttatatagtaatttGTTGAATCATACTCGTATATCTTGTATTAAAAATATCAGATTCTCTCTCTACTCTTTCTCTCAAATCTCTAACGGTTCTTTCTCTCAGATCATCGTTTTGAGATCGAAAACCTTTACTTTTGAGATCGAGATTGAGAAtttgagattgagagtttgagatcgagaGTTTTCCCCCTATTTGGTTTTGGCTTGCCTGCCGTAGTGTATTTTCGCAAGGGTTATAGTCTTGGGCCAGAGTTCCCTTCCACTTCAGTGGATCTGAAAGCATCCTCTTTACCTTTGAGTAGGGGTAAGGtttgtctacatcataccttCCCCATACCCCGGGTTATGCCATGATTGGGTACCGTTGTCGTTGTCGTTGTCATACTCGTATATCTTGTATTTGGATTTGACTAGGTATATATTCATTTCCTTGAATCTTTACGTGATTAGAAGTTTCGCAGTAGCATTTACCCATTAAGTATTCACTGATAAAACTGGATCGATTTTCATGAAGCtttcattaatatatagatCGAGTATATGgtttaaaattctttttaaacataattgttcAAACTTTTTCCCTTTGAAGACTCTTTGAACTTTGGGTACAAATACATGTTATTGAGATGCATGGAGGAAAATCGAAATGAACAAATAATTTCATTGAGTAATACAAGTTGATAAAATAGATCCCTTGGATAATTGAATGTGAATGTTTCTTACAAAATGGCATGGTATGCAATAATTAATGAGAAGAAAAAAGCCATAGAAATTTTCTATGGAGGCTGGAAGGGTTATTTTGATGAGTTGCCTACATTCAAAGTCTCATTACGTAATACAAGTTGATAAAATAGATCACTTGAATAGTTGAATGTGAATGTTTCTTACAAAATGGCATGGTATGCAATAATTGATGAGAAGAAAAAAGCCATGGAAATTTTCTATGGAAGCTGAAAGGGTTATTTTGATGAGTTGCCTACATTCAAAGTCTAACAATATTGACAAGTTGTTTCATCATTCAAACAACTCATTAAAAGACATTCAAGTATTCAATAACAGTAGAAGtgaaaaattgatttttaattttgaggGTTTAAAACCTGTCTGTTGGACGGCAAGGAAGTTGTTTTTATGGTTGAAATAGTTGGTTTGTTAAATAGTGTAGATCTACTAAACAGGAACTGATCCAAAAACACAAGTGCATTATGCTTTTCAGTAACTTTTACTATACTTTCCATTGATGAGGTTAGTTTTTTCAAGACTAAGATACTATACACATTGCAGGGTAGTGGTGGGGAAAAATTTGGTGCGTTTACCTATTTTGTAGACTCcatcaaatatataaatcttaGAATGTATAACTgaaattatttcaaaactatCATGATCATGATTTTctcaataataaaatattttatataatcaatAACTCACTCACATTCCTTCCAACGGTTAAGCAACCAAAACACCTTCTCTAATAATGATttccaaataattaaaaatataagatgTTGCCACACCACTGCATCGCGCGGACATTTGTCTATATAACTAATGACTTCATTAAATTAGTTTAATCTTTTCGATTTATTCAATTTGATGTTTAACATTCTTGAGTAATTACATTCAAGTAAATGATTCATAGTTACTCACTTAATGCATTACACTATATtacttacatacatacataaactaaacaaaatacataacaaattaTTAAGTATACTCATAATCAACTTTAATATTTATCATGAATTAGTGATCACAATGaagaaagaaattgaagttttaCGATTGATTTCGaaactcaacttttatattaaatataaataaaatataaatatagatagatatagatatagattttaatcaatcaaatataaatattgaaatattaaaatggaatgaaattataaactaaaataacaaaatatatattaaaaaagtagaTGGAAAAATCAGGTGGGTTTGGGTTGTTTggtattaaataatttaaaatcctacttttttttttctttcttagtaTCGAACGGTAAGTACTCaatataaattgataaataaCTTTCCAGCCatataatatatcttttttatttttataaataatccaatatttaatataattcaAATGCGATCCATTACGTAAAGCTAGGAGGTAGACGGATAAAAAACCGCACCTCAAATCCCTTTTTAtagtaaaactaaaacatttaaaaacgACAGTCCtacatttataatataaaaaacaactCATCCTACATTTAGACATAATTTTCCAATAGAATTTTTTCTAGAAAAGTCTATACAACTATTAGCTTTAATTCTAATTTTGTcctatttaaaagaaaatttacaATAAATAGTATTTAAATGAATGGGTTGCAAGAACAGATCTAACTAAAAAAATGGGTTGCAATTTTGCCTTTGTACTATGTTGTATCCTCTTGGTTTCATGCCCATCTACAAGTTTATCAAAAACCTCTGACATGGCTCGAggtatgcatatacatatatctttttgtattatatatatatatacacattattttattatttggcAGTATGGCAGAaagtttgtatatattgttTCCTTCTGTCTGTTATATATCATATTGTCATCTTTGTGAGGATCTTCTCATGAGATAACCACAAGATCTTAAGTTTAACTAACAATAggtatt
The Erigeron canadensis isolate Cc75 chromosome 2, C_canadensis_v1, whole genome shotgun sequence DNA segment above includes these coding regions:
- the LOC122589440 gene encoding MDIS1-interacting receptor like kinase 2-like, encoding MNNNSLTGSIPKTFANLKNLSFLNLSENKLNGSIPKEIGNLTSLEWLVLSTNELSGPIPLSIGELKSLRFLRLSSNKLSGPLPQELGNLVSLFSLQISNNQLNGSIPSSLGKLTNLEKLFLYDNQFSGPIPQELGKLKLVQIDMSNNEFSGSLPDEICNGGRLEVLILVNNNLTGRIPKSVYNCSSLLRVRFDGNNLTGDISKNFGVYPHLNYINLNDNKLHGEISDSWSKCENLSTIQMGGNLINGSIPSSLGNSFQLKELNLSSNDLVGEIPKEFGRMTRLLKLNLSNNHLSSRIPQELGSLTELTSLDLSMNKLNGSIPSSLGECSKLIYLYLNSNGFINEIPIQIGRFVQLSFLDLSHNLLIGRIPSTISGLSSLEKLNLSHNKLSGSIPKIMESMNALLSIDLSYNQLEGPVPESKGFSIETLQGNKGLCGNVRGMKPCPLKNHSQKGSRKLTLLISLPLVVALLFGVLGVILIFYTRRSKKRSSTPLQEDAADTKGADFFSISNFDGKETYQEILRVTEEFNEAYCLGKGGFGSVYKAKLASGEVVAVKRLHSSSEVINRVDFLNEIKALTIIRHRNIVKLHGYCSHVRNSFLVYQYLEGGSLASALSDSRSAQNLDWTKRVNIIKGVTYALSYMHHDCSPPIVHRDISSKNILLDSDYEAYISDFGTAKILNQNSSNWSNVAGTYGYLAPELAYTMKVTEKCDVYSYGVLALEVIKGEHPGDFITSLTSPSAGQIKLSDLLDHRLPIPLPEIEKVLTSILIQAIRCVNSKPELRPSMHYISKEIS